A single genomic interval of Cucumis sativus cultivar 9930 chromosome 7, Cucumber_9930_V3, whole genome shotgun sequence harbors:
- the LOC101203239 gene encoding 40S ribosomal protein S3-3, giving the protein MATQMSKKRKFVADGVFFAELNEVLTRELAEDGYSGVEVRVTPMRTEIIIRATRTQNVLGEKGRRIRELTSVVQKRFKFPENSVELYAEKVNNRGLCAIAQAESLRYKLLGGLAVRRACYGVLRFVMESGAKGCEVIVSGKLRAQRAKSMKFKDGYMISSGQPVKEYIDSAVRHVLLRQGVLGIKVKIMLDWDPKGKQGPPTPLPDLVTIHSPKEEEDFIRPVAVIPTTEIEVGAA; this is encoded by the exons ATGGCTACTCAGATGAGCAAAAAGCGAAAG TTTGTGGCTGATGGGGTGTTCTTTGCTGAGCTTAACGAAGTTCTTACCAGAGAGCTTGCAGAGGATGGATACTCCGGAGTGGAGGTTAGGGTTACACCTATGCGTACTGAGATCATCATTAGGGCCACTCGCACTCAGAATGTTCTTG GTGAGAAAGGAAGGAGAATCAGAGAATTGACATCTGTTGTTCAGAAACGTTTCAAGTTCCCTGAAAACAGTGTTGAGCTATATGCTGAGAAGGTCAACAACAGAGGACTGTGTGCCATTGCTCAAGCTGAGTCTCTTCGCTACAAGCTTCTAGGAGGCCTTGCTGTGAGAAG ggCTTGCTATGGTGTGCTTAGATTTGTCATGGAGAGTGGAGCTAAAGGATGTGAG GTTATTGTTAGTGGTAAGCTGAGAGCTCAGCGTGCAAAATCCATGAAATTCAAGGATGGTTACATGATTTCATCTGGACAGCCAGTGAAAGAGTACATCGACTCTGCTGTGAGACACGTTCTCCTTAGACAG GGTGTTTTGGGTATCAAGGTCAAGATCATGCTTGATTGGGATCCTAAGGGTAAGCAAGGTCCACCGACGCCTCTTCCAGATTTGGTTACCATCCATTCTCCCAAAGAGGAAGAGGATTTCATCAGGCCTGTGGCTGTTATCCCCACGACCGAGATTGAAGTTGGAGCAGCTTAA
- the LOC101203003 gene encoding uncharacterized protein LOC101203003 isoform X1, whose product METEVGIVENERKIVESGATQDGSTLSPNQIADPVVYKLVRVDGDGRFVPATDDEVMEVEDLLEDDKNEKVEDAGQIVGCIPKEGTLFGKPHVEVLNDTPGLLQSDTFEAAADYNARLEYIEEVLQKVKQEERLRLTCGSSNYASAYVNGDRKGSDEHGRLPVIDEKLQSNISLQEITHSISPSLKENHVNENGSLGDCLKHPDKSVESESSDALCTTSNPDFSLLKGDVCLDNLSIRELRECFKATFGRDTTVKDKSWLRRRIVMGLTNSCDIPVSSFIIKEGKFVEEISPNVEGLSTAPTAETLNIECRVSPSTYSLENKDLHHSEDMELDHGSEGQHDERAAVKRVRKPTRRYIEELSEVESREYVQKVVSMNKNTISDSVSANSIARPIKKVYSDGGRTVITRLDSLGGSGFQVPCVSRVRRSRPRKDVVGLVFALPEKDQSPSVTVTDEAEKNLEQKQTTSDNVSDDNTAVVSTTKGGMRRKHHRAWTLVEVIKLVEGVSKCGAGKWSEIKKLSFSSYSYRTSVDLKDKWRNLLKASLVQTPVDEGISSRKHASISIPAQVLLRVRELAEMHAQIPPSSHGQGKLGGGGVSGSMHEMSSSTLCS is encoded by the exons ATGGAAACAGAGGTTGGAATTGTGGAGAATGAAAGGAAGATTGTTGAAAGCGGGGCTACTCAGGATGGCTCCACTCTGTCCCCAAATCAAATCGCTGACCCAGTTGTGTACAAACTTGTCAGG GTTGATGGTGACGGGAGATTTGTTCCTGCCACAGATGATGAGGTAATGGAGGTTGAGGACTTACTTGAAGACGACAAGAATGAAAAAGTGGAAGATGCAGGACAAATTGTAGGATGCATACCCAAAGAAGGCACTTTATTTGGGAAGCCTCATGTAGAAGTCTTGAATG ATACGCCAGGTTTACTGCAGTCTGATACCTTTGAAGCTGCTGCAGATTATAATGCCCGGTTGGAG TACATTGAGGAGGTTTTGCAAAAGGTGAAACAGGAAGAGAGGCTTCGCTTAACATGTGGATCATCGAACTACGCTTCTGCTTACGTGAATGGAGACAGGAAGGGTTCTGATGAGCATGGTAGATTGCCTGTTATTGATGAAAAGCTCCAATCCAATATTTCTCTGCAGGAAATAACTCACTCAATTTCTCCAAGTTTAAAGGAGAATCATGTGAATGAAAATGGGAGTCTAGGCGATTGTTTAAAGCATCCAGATAAATCAGTCGAGTCTGAATCATCAGATGCCCTCTGCACTACGTCTAACCCTGATTTTTCCTTGTTGAAGGGCGATGTATGCCTGGATAATCTTTCAATTAGAGAACTCCGTGAATGTTTCAAAGCGACTTTTGGGAGAGACACTACTGTTAAAGACAAGTCGTGGCTTAGGAGGAGAATTGTCATGGGATTGACCAACTCATGCGACATTCCAGTCTcatcttttataattaagGAAGGCAagtttgttgaagaaatttcTCCAAACGTGGAGGGCCTGTCCACTGCTCCAACTGCCGAAACTTTGAATATTGAATGCAGAGTTTCGCCATCCACTTATAGTTTGGAAAACAAGGACCTTCATCACTCTGAGGATATGGAACTTGATCATGGAAGTGAAGGTCAACATGATGAGAGAGCTGCTGTTAAAAGAGTTCGGAAGCCTACCAGGCGGTATATTGAAGAACTTTCTGAAGTGGAATCAAGAGAGTATGTGCAAAAGGTGGTTAGTATGAATAAAAATACTATATCAGACAGCGTATCTGCGAATTCCATTGCAAGACCTATTAAGAAGGTTTATTCAGATGGAGGAAGAACTGTAATCACAAGATTAGATTCTCTTGGTGGATCTGGCTTTCAAGTCCCCTGTGTTTCGAGGGTTAGAAGGAGCCGTCCGAGGAAAGACGTTGTAGGCCTTGTG TTTGCACTTCCAGAGAAAGATCAGAGTCCTTCAGTTACGGTCACAGATGAAGCAGAGAAGAATTTGGAGCAGAAGCAAACCACTTCTGACAATGTATCAGATGATAACACGGCGGTTGTTTCAACGACAAAAGGTGGAATGAGGAGGAAGCATCATCGTGCTTGGACTCTTGTTGAAGTCATCAAATTAGTAGAAGGTGTGTCGAAATGCGGAGCTGGGAAGTGGTCTGAGATTAAGAAACTATCTTTTTCATCATACTCATACCGTACGTCAGTTGATCTCAAG GATAAATGGAGAAACCTGCTGAAAGCTAGCTTGGTGCAGACACCTGTTGATGAAGGG ATAAGTTCTCGGAAACATGCATCGATATCGATTCCTGCACAGGTCTTGTTACGGGTGAGGGAGCTTGCTGAGATGCACGCCCAAATTCCTCCCTCGAGTCATGGGCAAGGCAAGCTGGGTGGTGGAGGAGTTAGTGGGAGTATGCATGAGATGAGTTCTTCCACGCTATGCTCGTGA
- the LOC101203003 gene encoding uncharacterized protein LOC101203003 isoform X2: MKVDGDGRFVPATDDEVMEVEDLLEDDKNEKVEDAGQIVGCIPKEGTLFGKPHVEVLNDTPGLLQSDTFEAAADYNARLEYIEEVLQKVKQEERLRLTCGSSNYASAYVNGDRKGSDEHGRLPVIDEKLQSNISLQEITHSISPSLKENHVNENGSLGDCLKHPDKSVESESSDALCTTSNPDFSLLKGDVCLDNLSIRELRECFKATFGRDTTVKDKSWLRRRIVMGLTNSCDIPVSSFIIKEGKFVEEISPNVEGLSTAPTAETLNIECRVSPSTYSLENKDLHHSEDMELDHGSEGQHDERAAVKRVRKPTRRYIEELSEVESREYVQKVVSMNKNTISDSVSANSIARPIKKVYSDGGRTVITRLDSLGGSGFQVPCVSRVRRSRPRKDVVGLVFALPEKDQSPSVTVTDEAEKNLEQKQTTSDNVSDDNTAVVSTTKGGMRRKHHRAWTLVEVIKLVEGVSKCGAGKWSEIKKLSFSSYSYRTSVDLKDKWRNLLKASLVQTPVDEGISSRKHASISIPAQVLLRVRELAEMHAQIPPSSHGQGKLGGGGVSGSMHEMSSSTLCS; encoded by the exons ATGAAG GTTGATGGTGACGGGAGATTTGTTCCTGCCACAGATGATGAGGTAATGGAGGTTGAGGACTTACTTGAAGACGACAAGAATGAAAAAGTGGAAGATGCAGGACAAATTGTAGGATGCATACCCAAAGAAGGCACTTTATTTGGGAAGCCTCATGTAGAAGTCTTGAATG ATACGCCAGGTTTACTGCAGTCTGATACCTTTGAAGCTGCTGCAGATTATAATGCCCGGTTGGAG TACATTGAGGAGGTTTTGCAAAAGGTGAAACAGGAAGAGAGGCTTCGCTTAACATGTGGATCATCGAACTACGCTTCTGCTTACGTGAATGGAGACAGGAAGGGTTCTGATGAGCATGGTAGATTGCCTGTTATTGATGAAAAGCTCCAATCCAATATTTCTCTGCAGGAAATAACTCACTCAATTTCTCCAAGTTTAAAGGAGAATCATGTGAATGAAAATGGGAGTCTAGGCGATTGTTTAAAGCATCCAGATAAATCAGTCGAGTCTGAATCATCAGATGCCCTCTGCACTACGTCTAACCCTGATTTTTCCTTGTTGAAGGGCGATGTATGCCTGGATAATCTTTCAATTAGAGAACTCCGTGAATGTTTCAAAGCGACTTTTGGGAGAGACACTACTGTTAAAGACAAGTCGTGGCTTAGGAGGAGAATTGTCATGGGATTGACCAACTCATGCGACATTCCAGTCTcatcttttataattaagGAAGGCAagtttgttgaagaaatttcTCCAAACGTGGAGGGCCTGTCCACTGCTCCAACTGCCGAAACTTTGAATATTGAATGCAGAGTTTCGCCATCCACTTATAGTTTGGAAAACAAGGACCTTCATCACTCTGAGGATATGGAACTTGATCATGGAAGTGAAGGTCAACATGATGAGAGAGCTGCTGTTAAAAGAGTTCGGAAGCCTACCAGGCGGTATATTGAAGAACTTTCTGAAGTGGAATCAAGAGAGTATGTGCAAAAGGTGGTTAGTATGAATAAAAATACTATATCAGACAGCGTATCTGCGAATTCCATTGCAAGACCTATTAAGAAGGTTTATTCAGATGGAGGAAGAACTGTAATCACAAGATTAGATTCTCTTGGTGGATCTGGCTTTCAAGTCCCCTGTGTTTCGAGGGTTAGAAGGAGCCGTCCGAGGAAAGACGTTGTAGGCCTTGTG TTTGCACTTCCAGAGAAAGATCAGAGTCCTTCAGTTACGGTCACAGATGAAGCAGAGAAGAATTTGGAGCAGAAGCAAACCACTTCTGACAATGTATCAGATGATAACACGGCGGTTGTTTCAACGACAAAAGGTGGAATGAGGAGGAAGCATCATCGTGCTTGGACTCTTGTTGAAGTCATCAAATTAGTAGAAGGTGTGTCGAAATGCGGAGCTGGGAAGTGGTCTGAGATTAAGAAACTATCTTTTTCATCATACTCATACCGTACGTCAGTTGATCTCAAG GATAAATGGAGAAACCTGCTGAAAGCTAGCTTGGTGCAGACACCTGTTGATGAAGGG ATAAGTTCTCGGAAACATGCATCGATATCGATTCCTGCACAGGTCTTGTTACGGGTGAGGGAGCTTGCTGAGATGCACGCCCAAATTCCTCCCTCGAGTCATGGGCAAGGCAAGCTGGGTGGTGGAGGAGTTAGTGGGAGTATGCATGAGATGAGTTCTTCCACGCTATGCTCGTGA
- the LOC101203003 gene encoding uncharacterized protein LOC101203003 isoform X3 — MEVEDLLEDDKNEKVEDAGQIVGCIPKEGTLFGKPHVEVLNDTPGLLQSDTFEAAADYNARLEYIEEVLQKVKQEERLRLTCGSSNYASAYVNGDRKGSDEHGRLPVIDEKLQSNISLQEITHSISPSLKENHVNENGSLGDCLKHPDKSVESESSDALCTTSNPDFSLLKGDVCLDNLSIRELRECFKATFGRDTTVKDKSWLRRRIVMGLTNSCDIPVSSFIIKEGKFVEEISPNVEGLSTAPTAETLNIECRVSPSTYSLENKDLHHSEDMELDHGSEGQHDERAAVKRVRKPTRRYIEELSEVESREYVQKVVSMNKNTISDSVSANSIARPIKKVYSDGGRTVITRLDSLGGSGFQVPCVSRVRRSRPRKDVVGLVFALPEKDQSPSVTVTDEAEKNLEQKQTTSDNVSDDNTAVVSTTKGGMRRKHHRAWTLVEVIKLVEGVSKCGAGKWSEIKKLSFSSYSYRTSVDLKDKWRNLLKASLVQTPVDEGISSRKHASISIPAQVLLRVRELAEMHAQIPPSSHGQGKLGGGGVSGSMHEMSSSTLCS; from the exons ATGGAGGTTGAGGACTTACTTGAAGACGACAAGAATGAAAAAGTGGAAGATGCAGGACAAATTGTAGGATGCATACCCAAAGAAGGCACTTTATTTGGGAAGCCTCATGTAGAAGTCTTGAATG ATACGCCAGGTTTACTGCAGTCTGATACCTTTGAAGCTGCTGCAGATTATAATGCCCGGTTGGAG TACATTGAGGAGGTTTTGCAAAAGGTGAAACAGGAAGAGAGGCTTCGCTTAACATGTGGATCATCGAACTACGCTTCTGCTTACGTGAATGGAGACAGGAAGGGTTCTGATGAGCATGGTAGATTGCCTGTTATTGATGAAAAGCTCCAATCCAATATTTCTCTGCAGGAAATAACTCACTCAATTTCTCCAAGTTTAAAGGAGAATCATGTGAATGAAAATGGGAGTCTAGGCGATTGTTTAAAGCATCCAGATAAATCAGTCGAGTCTGAATCATCAGATGCCCTCTGCACTACGTCTAACCCTGATTTTTCCTTGTTGAAGGGCGATGTATGCCTGGATAATCTTTCAATTAGAGAACTCCGTGAATGTTTCAAAGCGACTTTTGGGAGAGACACTACTGTTAAAGACAAGTCGTGGCTTAGGAGGAGAATTGTCATGGGATTGACCAACTCATGCGACATTCCAGTCTcatcttttataattaagGAAGGCAagtttgttgaagaaatttcTCCAAACGTGGAGGGCCTGTCCACTGCTCCAACTGCCGAAACTTTGAATATTGAATGCAGAGTTTCGCCATCCACTTATAGTTTGGAAAACAAGGACCTTCATCACTCTGAGGATATGGAACTTGATCATGGAAGTGAAGGTCAACATGATGAGAGAGCTGCTGTTAAAAGAGTTCGGAAGCCTACCAGGCGGTATATTGAAGAACTTTCTGAAGTGGAATCAAGAGAGTATGTGCAAAAGGTGGTTAGTATGAATAAAAATACTATATCAGACAGCGTATCTGCGAATTCCATTGCAAGACCTATTAAGAAGGTTTATTCAGATGGAGGAAGAACTGTAATCACAAGATTAGATTCTCTTGGTGGATCTGGCTTTCAAGTCCCCTGTGTTTCGAGGGTTAGAAGGAGCCGTCCGAGGAAAGACGTTGTAGGCCTTGTG TTTGCACTTCCAGAGAAAGATCAGAGTCCTTCAGTTACGGTCACAGATGAAGCAGAGAAGAATTTGGAGCAGAAGCAAACCACTTCTGACAATGTATCAGATGATAACACGGCGGTTGTTTCAACGACAAAAGGTGGAATGAGGAGGAAGCATCATCGTGCTTGGACTCTTGTTGAAGTCATCAAATTAGTAGAAGGTGTGTCGAAATGCGGAGCTGGGAAGTGGTCTGAGATTAAGAAACTATCTTTTTCATCATACTCATACCGTACGTCAGTTGATCTCAAG GATAAATGGAGAAACCTGCTGAAAGCTAGCTTGGTGCAGACACCTGTTGATGAAGGG ATAAGTTCTCGGAAACATGCATCGATATCGATTCCTGCACAGGTCTTGTTACGGGTGAGGGAGCTTGCTGAGATGCACGCCCAAATTCCTCCCTCGAGTCATGGGCAAGGCAAGCTGGGTGGTGGAGGAGTTAGTGGGAGTATGCATGAGATGAGTTCTTCCACGCTATGCTCGTGA
- the LOC101202766 gene encoding vacuolar protein sorting-associated protein 2 homolog 1 → MSFLFGSRKTPAELLRENKRMLDKSIREIERERQGLQSQEKKLIVEIKKNAKQGQMGAVKIMAKDLIRTRHQIEKFYKLKSQLQGVALRIQTLKSTQAMGDAMKGVTKAMGQMNRQMNLPALQKIMQEFERQNERMEMTSEVMADALDDALEGDEEEEETDELVSQVLDEIGIDINSELVNAPSASVSVSTANNRVAQAEAEDTGIDSDLQARLDNLRKM, encoded by the exons AGCTTCTGCGGGAGAACAAGAGGATGCTTGATAAGTCCATTAGAGAAATTGAACGGGAAAGACAAGGCTTACAGTCTCAGGAAAAGAAGTTGATTGTcgagataaagaaaaatgctAAACAAGGACAGATG gGAGCTGTTAAAATAATGGCCAAAGATCTTATCAGAACTCGGCATCAGatagaaaaattttataaactgaAATCACAGCTCCAGGGTGTGGCTTTGAGAATTCAG ACGCTGAAATCAACTCAAGCTATGGGAGATGCCATGAAAGGTGTTACTAAGGCAATGGGACAGATGAATAGGCAGATGAACTTGCCGGCATTACAGAAGATAATGCAAGAGTTTGAGAGACAGAATGAGAGGATGGAAATGACATCTGAAGTAATGGCAGACGCCCTTGATGATGCATTAGAAGGAgatgaagaggaggaggagacaGATGAGCTTGTAAGTCAGGTGCTTGATGAGATTGGAATTGATATCAACTCAGAG CTTGTGAATGCACCCTCTGCTTCAGTGTCAGTATCAACTGCAAATAATAGGGTTGCACAAGCAGAAGCGGAAGATACTGGAATCGACAGTGATTTACAGGCTAGACTTGATAACTTGAGAAAGATGTAG